A DNA window from Maribellus comscasis contains the following coding sequences:
- a CDS encoding RrF2 family transcriptional regulator — protein MLSNTCKYALRALIYLGKFSEDDKRIGIKKISEDLGLSSPFLGKILQNLVKQKLLVSTKGPNGGFAIAKKTDEITLWDIVIKVDGEEFFTNCLISLEPCKTHDPSKPLCPVHAQYDKLRGEISSFYQKTTLETISKDIDKFEDLVRL, from the coding sequence ATGTTGTCGAATACTTGTAAATATGCACTCCGGGCATTGATATATTTAGGGAAATTTTCCGAAGATGATAAACGAATAGGGATTAAAAAAATTTCGGAGGATCTTGGACTCTCGTCTCCTTTTTTAGGAAAGATTTTACAGAACCTGGTAAAACAAAAGTTACTTGTTTCAACTAAAGGTCCAAACGGAGGATTTGCTATTGCGAAAAAAACAGATGAAATTACGCTTTGGGATATTGTTATAAAGGTTGATGGAGAGGAATTTTTTACCAACTGTTTAATTAGCCTTGAGCCTTGTAAAACACACGATCCTTCAAAACCATTGTGTCCGGTTCACGCACAGTACGATAAACTAAGGGGAGAGATATCAAGTTTCTATCAAAAAACCACTTTGGAAACCATTAGCAAGGATATCGATAAATTTGAAGATTTGGTGAGGCTTTAA
- a CDS encoding lactate utilization protein B translates to MSENKKIFLKESSISFDKKHRKTINFNISRYNAAVAKGKLRYKNMELAKQRASYIKSDVVKNLATYLEEFERNAENNGIEVLWARDSKEAIGEINRILKENSANLLVKSKSMISEEIELNENVEKIGVEPVETDLGEFIVQVAGEKPYHILTPAMHKSKEDVARLFNEKFDTPLHSTPEELTLFVRDKLRKQFTSAEIGVTGANFLVADVGGIALTENEGNGFMSVSFPNIHIVISGIEKVLPSVKDLPLFFPLLSALGTGQQVTVYNSLLTGPKKSNENNGPEKMFVVLLDNNRTEIAQTSEQSQALKCIRCGACLNACPIYRNVGGYTYNTTYSGPIGSIISPFFNGFKNYDHLSFACTVCGACSEVCPVKIPLHELLLNNRKTSVEMSLSGSKWDFGMKMYEFAFKKRKNLDAVNGNVKNSLLHLNPKILGKEKTKPSFAKQSFSKLKKLNKI, encoded by the coding sequence ATGTCGGAAAACAAAAAAATATTTCTGAAAGAATCCTCCATTTCTTTCGACAAAAAACATCGGAAGACGATAAATTTTAATATTTCGAGATATAATGCTGCCGTTGCCAAAGGAAAACTACGCTATAAAAATATGGAACTGGCAAAGCAACGGGCTTCTTATATAAAGTCGGATGTAGTAAAAAATTTGGCAACATATCTTGAAGAATTTGAAAGGAATGCTGAAAATAATGGGATAGAGGTTTTATGGGCTCGCGACAGTAAGGAAGCTATTGGTGAAATAAACCGGATTTTGAAGGAAAATAGTGCAAACTTACTGGTTAAAAGTAAATCCATGATTTCGGAAGAAATAGAGTTGAACGAAAATGTGGAGAAAATCGGTGTTGAGCCTGTTGAAACAGATTTAGGAGAATTTATTGTTCAGGTGGCGGGTGAAAAGCCTTACCATATTTTAACTCCGGCCATGCATAAATCAAAAGAAGATGTTGCCCGGCTTTTTAACGAGAAATTTGATACACCGCTGCATTCAACTCCTGAAGAACTTACTCTTTTTGTTCGGGATAAGTTGAGAAAACAGTTTACATCGGCCGAAATCGGTGTAACCGGTGCAAATTTTCTTGTTGCTGATGTTGGTGGTATTGCGTTGACTGAAAATGAGGGAAATGGTTTTATGTCAGTCTCCTTCCCTAATATACATATTGTAATTTCGGGAATTGAAAAAGTTTTACCCTCAGTAAAAGATCTACCGTTGTTTTTTCCCTTGCTTTCTGCTTTGGGCACAGGTCAGCAGGTTACTGTTTATAATTCACTTTTAACCGGTCCTAAAAAATCAAATGAAAATAATGGACCTGAAAAGATGTTTGTGGTTTTGTTGGATAATAACAGAACCGAAATAGCTCAGACCAGCGAACAATCGCAGGCTTTAAAATGTATCCGTTGCGGAGCATGTTTAAATGCTTGCCCCATTTACCGAAATGTAGGTGGCTACACCTATAATACTACTTACAGCGGACCAATCGGGTCAATTATTTCCCCCTTCTTTAATGGTTTTAAAAATTACGACCATCTGAGTTTTGCATGTACCGTTTGTGGAGCTTGTTCCGAAGTATGCCCGGTAAAGATACCTTTACACGAATTGCTGCTTAATAACCGGAAAACAAGTGTAGAAATGAGCCTGAGTGGTTCAAAATGGGATTTTGGGATGAAAATGTATGAATTTGCCTTCAAAAAACGTAAAAACCTTGATGCTGTTAATGGGAATGTTAAAAACAGTTTATTACATTTAAACCCGAAAATTTTAGGAAAAGAAAAAACAAAACCCTCGTTTGCAAAACAGTCGTTTAGTAAATTAAAGAAGTTAAACAAAATTTAA
- a CDS encoding VanZ family protein — protein MKITFFIKPFIWLALICYGLFLPAKDLPVKPLLQIPHFDKMVHFGLFFVFSLLLFRPFKKLETRYLLWAPLSAILLSGFLESIQRTISATRSSNIYDFIANTSGILFSIVAFQFFISGKKWEKLF, from the coding sequence ATGAAAATTACATTTTTTATAAAACCGTTTATCTGGCTTGCATTAATATGCTACGGTTTATTTTTGCCCGCAAAAGACCTTCCTGTAAAACCATTATTACAAATCCCCCATTTTGACAAGATGGTTCATTTTGGTCTTTTCTTTGTTTTTAGTCTGTTGTTATTCAGACCTTTTAAAAAGCTTGAAACCAGATATTTACTTTGGGCTCCTCTTTCTGCTATTTTGTTAAGTGGTTTTCTGGAATCAATTCAACGAACGATTTCAGCGACCAGAAGCAGCAATATATATGATTTTATAGCAAATACGTCAGGGATTTTATTCTCAATCGTAGCTTTTCAATTTTTTATTTCCGGGAAAAAATGGGAAAAACTTTTTTAA